The Diospyros lotus chloroplast, complete genome genome includes the window AAATCTCATCTTTTTTTTTTCAAAACTTAGACTTGTATCATACCACAAATATCTATTTACTGGAATATGCTATACCATGCGACTTCTGCCGAACATAAATGAAAGAGTTCTTATGCATACAGAAAATGATATTATGGGTAAATGAATTATAGCTATTTTCAAATAGACTCAGGATTGGTGGATATCGGAAATGGAAAGTCTATGTATCCAGATGTATGTCGGTATCTCTAGTAGAATCATATGAAGGGGATGCTCTTTTTTTCGATCTAATCAATTCAATTTGCTGAATTACTCCTAAAGGTTCACATCAAAATAGTGCTAGTTGATGAGAGTTATTTCGGAAACAAAATAAAATATAGTAAAGTCAAATTCATTTGGGCTATTCTCTCAATTCCAATAAAATGCAATCAGATCAAGTATGAGTTTGCGATCAGAACATATATGGATAGAACTTATAAGGGGGTCTCGAAAAACAAGTAATTTTTGCTGGGCCTTTATCCTTTTTTTAGGTTCATTTGGATTCTTATTGGTTGGAACTTCCAGTTATCTTGGTAGAAATTTGATATCTTTCTTTCCGTCTCAACAAATCATTTTTTTTCCACAAGGACTCGTAATGTCTTTCTATGGGATCGCGGGTCTCTTTATTAGCGCCTATTTGTGGTGCACAATTTTGTGGAATGTAGGGAGTGGTTATGATCGATTCGATAGAAAAGAAGGAATAGTGTATATCTTTCGTTGGGGATTTCCTGGAAAAAATCGTCGTGTCTTCCTCCAATTTCTTATAAAGGATATTCAGTCCGTCAGAATCGAAGTTAAAGAGGGTATTTATGCTCGTCGTGTTCTTTATATGGAAATACGAGGCCAGGGGGCTATTCCCCTGACTCGTACTGATGAGAATTTTACTCCACGAGAAATTGAGCAAAAAGCTGCTGAATTGGCCTATTTCTTACGTGTACCAATTGAAGTTTTTTGAGAAATGAAAACTAAAGAATAAATGTTTTCTCAGCAGGAGAGAAAAAAGGCAACAATCCTCTTTTTTCTATAACATAACTTAACTGAAGTTTTTTCAGAACGCTCATTCGAGCCAAAGCAGACGTATACGGAACAACTATAAAACGAAATTCTTTTTGTGTTCTTTTATGTGTATGGAAATCCACTCAATTCAATTCAGTAACAAAACAAGTAACAAATCGAAATAATAGATTCATCCCATATATTAAAACATTTCGAAATAAAGAAATTTATTTTAAGTCCAATATTTGTTGGAATTGATACTTTAGATCCAAATAGATCATATCTTGTAAATTTATCAATCGACTTTTCTTTTGTGCTCCTTAATGACCAAACAATTGAATCTCTTATAACAAGAACTATCCGATTTTTGTTTTTTGTCTTGTTTTGTCACTCCTTTTTGATCAGTATAATATTCTTCAGAAAATTCCCTCAATTATTCGATTCCTGACTTATGGACAGTCAGTGAATTTTTTTTATTTCTTCATTCAAAGTAAAGTAGATTTTTATTCTATTTCTGTATTCTTTCTAGATTCAAGGACTAACCACGGAATCACAAATAAAAAAGAATGAATAGATTCGATACCTTGTAATAGAACTTATGCTTGATAGAAATATTAGATTGCATAGAGTCGGCGAATGAGATGGGTTCATTAACAATTTACAAATACAAAATGGCAAAAAAGAAAGCATTCACTCCTCTTCTCTATCTTGCATCTATAGTATTTTTGCCCTGGTGGGTTTCTCTCGCATTTAATAAAAGTCTGGAATCTTGGGTTATTAATTGGTGGAATACTAGACAATCCGAAACTTTTTTGAATGATATTCAAGAAAAGAATATTCTAGAAAAATTCATAGAATTAGAGGAACTACTCCTCTTGGAAGAAATGATCAAGGAATATTCGGAGACACATCTACAAAAGCTTCGTATAGGAATCCACAAAGAAACGCTCCAATTAATCAAGATATACAATGAGGATCGTATCCATACGATTTTGCACTTCTCGACAAATATAATCTGTTTCATTATTCTAAGTGGTTATTCTATTCTGGGTAATGAAGAACTTGTTATTCTTAACTCTTGGGCTCAAGAATTCCTATATAACTTAAGTGATACAATAAAAGCTTTTTCGATTCTTTTATTAACTGATTTATGTATCGGATTCCATTCGCCCCATGGGTGGGAACTAATGATTGGATCTGTCTACAAAGATTTTGGATTTATTCATAACGATCAAATTATATCGGGTCTTGTTTCCACCTTTCCAGTCATTCTAGATACAATCTTAAAATATTGGATTTTCCGTTATTTAA containing:
- the ycf4 gene encoding ptotosystem I assembly protein ycf4: MSLRSEHIWIELIRGSRKTSNFCWAFILFLGSFGFLLVGTSSYLGRNLISFFPSQQIIFFPQGLVMSFYGIAGLFISAYLWCTILWNVGSGYDRFDRKEGIVYIFRWGFPGKNRRVFLQFLIKDIQSVRIEVKEGIYARRVLYMEIRGQGAIPLTRTDENFTPREIEQKAAELAYFLRVPIEVF
- the cemA gene encoding chloroplast envelope membrane protein; the protein is MAKKKAFTPLLYLASIVFLPWWVSLAFNKSLESWVINWWNTRQSETFLNDIQEKNILEKFIELEELLLLEEMIKEYSETHLQKLRIGIHKETLQLIKIYNEDRIHTILHFSTNIICFIILSGYSILGNEELVILNSWAQEFLYNLSDTIKAFSILLLTDLCIGFHSPHGWELMIGSVYKDFGFIHNDQIISGLVSTFPVILDTILKYWIFRYLNRVSPSLVVIYHSMND